One window of the Niallia circulans genome contains the following:
- the msrA gene encoding peptide-methionine (S)-S-oxide reductase MsrA, giving the protein MEKATFAGGCFWCMVSPFEEQPGIGGIVSGYSGGHVENPTYEQVKTGTTGHFEVVEITYDPEVFPYERLLELYWQQIDPTDPDGQFHDRGPQYRTAIFYHNDKQKELAEKSKQAMAASGKFSKPIVTLIEPAAIFYPAEDYHQDYHKKNKQHYKEDREKSGRDVFIKEHW; this is encoded by the coding sequence ATGGAAAAAGCAACTTTTGCAGGTGGATGTTTTTGGTGCATGGTATCCCCATTTGAAGAACAGCCAGGTATTGGCGGTATTGTTTCAGGTTATAGCGGGGGACATGTGGAAAATCCAACTTATGAACAGGTGAAAACTGGAACGACAGGACATTTTGAAGTAGTGGAAATCACATATGATCCTGAAGTCTTTCCATATGAACGTTTATTAGAGTTATATTGGCAGCAAATTGATCCGACAGATCCAGATGGCCAATTTCATGATCGTGGGCCACAGTATCGAACAGCTATTTTTTATCATAATGATAAGCAAAAAGAACTTGCAGAGAAATCAAAACAAGCTATGGCGGCAAGCGGAAAATTTAGCAAGCCCATTGTTACATTAATTGAACCAGCAGCTATCTTCTATCCAGCAGAGGACTATCATCAAGATTATCATAAGAAGAATAAGCAGCATTATAAAGAGGATAGAGAAAAGTCAGGAAGAGATGTGTTTATTAAAGAACACTGGTAA